One Euphorbia lathyris chromosome 1, ddEupLath1.1, whole genome shotgun sequence DNA segment encodes these proteins:
- the LOC136207345 gene encoding adenylate isopentenyltransferase encodes MTLPFSHCTSQSFSPLSFSFYSACRKLPRGVRMDTSPHPPRHKDNIIVIIGPTGCGKTRLSIDLASRFPSEIINSDKIQVYKGLDVTTNKIPIQDRRGVPHHLLGVFDPQDGELTPSEFRLTAGLAVSDISSRQKLPLLVGGSNSFIHALLVDRFNPEFDVFDSPSNPISTQLRYNCCFLWVDVSFPLLCDYLCKRVDEMLDLGMFEELSELYRTGETAGEEGLRKAIGVPEFERYFKKYPPGKGRDDEVRREAYEEAVREIKNNTCQLAKRQIGKIIRLKNAGWDLQRVDATEAFREVMKVSTADNGKNNKKKKKRKKKKKRWIEIWEREVLEPSMKIVNRFLEE; translated from the coding sequence ATGACTCTCCCCTTCTCTCATTGCACTTCCCAATCCTTTTCTCCTCTTTCCTTTTCCTTCTACTCCGCCTGCCGGAAACTTCCCCGAGGTGTCCGGATGGACACCTCCCCCCATCCTCCTCGCCACAAGGACAACATCATTGTTATCATTGGACCTACTGGCTGTGGTAAAACTAGACTCTCCATTGATCTGGCTTCACGTTTTCCTTCTGAAATCATCAACTCCGATAAAATCCAGGTTTACAAGGGCCTTGATGTAACCACCAACAAAATACCCATTCAAGACCGTCGAGGTGTCCCTCACCATTTGCTCGGCGTTTTTGACCCTCAAGACGGCGAGTTGACCCCTTCCGAGTTCCGTTTAACGGCTGGTTTAGCTGTTTCTGATATTTCTTCCAGGCAAAAGTTGCCTCTTCTTGTAGGTGGTTCCAACTCATTCATTCATGCTCTTCTTGTTGACCGCTTTAATCCCGAGTTTGATGTTTTCGACTCACCTTCCAACCCGATTTCCACTCAGTTAAGGTACAACTGTTGTTTTCTATGGGTCGATGTGTCATTTCCTCTTCTCTGTGATTACTTGTGCAAAAGAGTAGACGAAATGCTGGACTTAGGGATGTTCGAGGAATTATCAGAGTTGTACCGTACGGGAGAAACGGCGGGTGAAGAGGGGTTGAGAAAAGCAATCGGAGTTCCGGAGTTTGAGCGATATTTTAAAAAGTATCCACCGGGGAAAGGGAGAGATGATGAGGTACGGAGAGAAGCATACGAAGAGGCGGTGAGGGAGATAAAGAATAACACGTGTCAACTGGCAAAGAGGCAAATAGGAAAGATAATAAGATTAAAAAATGCAGGGTGGGACCTACAAAGGGTAGATGCGACGGAGGCATTCAGAGAAGTGATGAAGGTGAGCACAGCAGATAACGGAAagaataacaaaaagaaaaagaagaggaagaagaagaagaaaaggtgGATAGAAATTTGGGAGAGAGAAGTGTTGGAACCAAGCATGAAGATTGTGAACCGATTCTTGGAGGAGTAG